From the genome of Perca fluviatilis chromosome 8, GENO_Pfluv_1.0, whole genome shotgun sequence:
tacacccctcatattttaataaatatttcattatatcttttaatgggacaacactgaagaaattacactttgctacaatgtcaagtattaagtgtacagcttgcaTACCCTTCAccacctagagattggcatggggtactttccataaaatcatctctcaatgcaaatcaaaccagctattaggctaaccgacataaaaccatgccaatctctaggtatggtgaagggtatgtgatgatgtgtggctattttaattccaaaggccaggggaactttatcaggattcatagtatcctggatccactaaataactggccttttaaaaataaaaatctgcctgcctctatgggaatttaacatagttctcacttttgttgccagcggtttagacattaatggctgtatgttgttattttgaggggacagaacatttacactgttatacaagctgtacacttaatactttacattgtagcaaagtgtaatttcttcagtgttgtcccattaaaagatataatgaaatatttactaaaatgtgaggggtgtactcacttttgtgagatactgtatgccaaccaccagtcaagaaaccaatATGTTAACAAGTCAAAAGTGATagacatatcctcttcttccatttctactctgttccttctgtcttatcctttaagataaaacaaaactCTGACGCTAATTTCATGACTTCTAAATGCAAATtggtcacatgaaacaacatccaaaatgtccaacaacagagaaacagaggccagacagctaataagttggtaagttaaacaaatatgacaaatggCAGTAGGcctacaagaaaaagaaaaaaatgggcatcactgcatactttatcatgtaagatattaatacggatcctatttaaagtggctactgtctaaatacaataacctgatggcggaaggaataaaagatttggagtaatgattattgtatatactgtatgtaggattgctttcattttatttttacatgcatctgtgggcatgtgctcatctttagcctaggctacatttaggcaacatctacatatttatttaatttatcacagccaatgaatgaagaaagttaaattggttagaatatagctagcatatataataaatataattaaatattttagtttaggctatgcatagtacctagacctgccaacaaatgcttattgttaGAAGAAAACCAAACACCCCACATGTCCTTAGACcactactgacctcaatcagaatcaactgctctgccactctcctccttctctctctctgctgaaatatcttctaatatccatctcatctgctcaatgaattgaaggatacaacggtacaatagcattaacagggaccctatgacatttagttttcagtgacaacaacattctaaggggattgatattgttttagaataggcctactatagagataggctatattattggcaatgaataaagagttgtgattagcttgctaagttaaccatttcttgtatttccCCTCATTCACTCTAGCTAGACTTTAGTTTTCCAATCACACCAAAATATCCCCTTCCTTTACCTCAAGAAAACGTAGCTAAAGGTAAGGaggtcattaaaaacaacttacaatttcactctgtatcGCTACGTGTAATCAATCTTCCTTTCACCATTAACGTGTGTAGCTATCGGTGCGTGCGtttgtggtgggggggggagtgcatagcgagttcagaccaaagagtagCGACGAGATGAATCCCCCAGTTACTTGCAACGCGCCGGTCTGCAacgctctgaaagctgccagttcacaccaatgcaacgagacggtgcggtgcatcatcttgatagcacgactctctgtacttctgtctaacttccaacttttcggctattttttttgtagctatatatatcatttgttgcgtctaaatatcAATGAGGATAAAtcgaattattattatttaggggggcttaggaacattttggggtagcttcagcccccctaaaataggcATAACGACATCCCTGCCTCTTATGTTTCAGGAACTCCTGTAAACCGCATCCCCATCATGGCGAAGCAGGTGCTGGACCTGTACAGGCTTTATAAGCTTGTGACAGAGAAGGGAGGCCTGGTGGAGGTTATTAACAAGAAGATCTGGAGGGAGATCACCAAAGGTCTCAACCTCCCCACATCCATCACCAGCGCAGCCTTCACCCTCCGCACCCAGTAGGTGTCTCTCTCATTTGTAACAGATTTGACACTTGTTCTCTTCAGGAACAATTGGAAGAATCGAAACAATTGAAACATCTTGAAGGCAGTTATTTAATCTTGCAAACGATAAAAATTACCAATTTGTGCCAGTCATTACTGTAAAGTAAACCCACCAGCTCTGTTATTTCTTTCAGATTAGTTAAGGATTGGTGTCATGATGTGTGCAAGTCTACATGTAATAGTAATCAAAGAATGTGAAAGTTTTGGCCTCTTTGTTAAACATTTTAGTTATAGTTAACCTATATTTTCTCAGTATTATTTACAGTAGGTGACATTCAAAGTCACATGCTTCAGTaagtaaaacaaacatttcttaATACTGAATATTTGAATTGAAGCTCTTTCAAGTAAAATAGTTTAAGtattaataacattttcgaTCTTTTACACCCAGAatatctttattttaaaaagtgctCATTTGCACCAGATCCTGTGACTAATTTGAAACTTTTCCTTTCAGGTATATGAAGTACCTGTACCCGTTTGAGTGTGAGAAGAAGGGCCTGAGTTCTCCAGGGGAGCTGCAGGCTGCCATCGATAGTAATCGCAGAGAAGGTCGACGTCCCAGTTACACCAACAGCTTGTACCGCTACTCTCCCTCCCCGAGCTCCGCTCCACACACGCTCCACTCTTCACCCACCATGCGAACCACCCCGACTGGACACAACAGCCTGAATACATCAGCTAGCCCAAATCTAAAGAGAAACGCAGGTATGACGCAGTATGTGCTGTGTACGAGAAATGGTATCCCTTATTTGATATTTTGAAAATCATTGTCAATGAAAACCTGGTGGTACTTCAATCGCCATTATGAAAATGCATTTGATCtagctttttttttgtgcttctGATTTCATGAcatgtttaaaatagttttcactttttttttttttcccaatcaGATGAGATGTCAACCCCTGTAATACCCAGCCGGCTGCCCATGGCTCTGGCCCTGgggcagcaacagcaacaacagctgGTACAAGCTGCCACACTGGAGCATTTCAGAGAGCGGCTGGAACGAGGAGCTGGGGCAGCTTCAGCTGGCGCTCCAGAGAAGAAAATGCTGCAAATTGCAGAGGAGCAGCAACGCCTCATGCAGCAGGCCCTCCAACAAAACCTCCTGGCCTTTGCGTCTCACTTCAACCCCATGAACCTCAAACTTAACAATGGACATGGTGAGTTGCCTTCTTTGTAATGATGCAGGCGCTATCGTTACTTGACATAATCAGGAAagtcaattaattaattaataattttttccccccacagaGAGCAAACAGGATTTGTCTCTGAGTATTTCCACTAATGGAGCAGCCAGTATCAGTGTATCTGTGGAGGTCAATGGCACTGTTTACTCAGGTGAGTAATTGCCTTTTAAAGCTTAGTTTAGTATCAAGACTGGAAACCGCTAGCCCTGCTCTGTCAGACGATAAAACATTtttgcctaccagcacctctaaaccTCAACAATAACATGTTATATCTCGTTTGTTCAAACCGTATAAAATGATGTAAAAAGAACAAGTTGTGTTTTTACGGGGGTTATGTGCCGGATTATTTCATGGCTGGGAGCAGTGACTTCCTTCCAtgacatgttgttttttttcatttcgttttttgtacggattaaatAAACAAGATATAAAATTTGTTATTTAGtgagctttaaaggtgctggtaggcggatgtgttacctttggacagagccaggctagctgtttcccttgGCTTCTAGtctgtatgctaagctaagctagcccGCTGGCTCTAGCTTTACTGTTTATGTAgtgcacagacatgagagtggtatcaatcttctcatctaactcccagcaagaaagtgaaaaaagtaCTTCTTTAAATAGTACTGTGTTTTTCTAGCCTAGAtatctagatgcaccctagcggcagcaagggtcagtctagcaactctccgttggcttgcgagctggaaaaactaaattctggtcaggccaatcacattgtgtatagagtcagtgggtggacttaacataaggacggcagagttacgacggttccgcgtgaattctctgctacttgaaaacaaagaagatggctgctgttgCTGGTGAACAGCTGTCTTTcaaatcggctttggccgcgactctagaagacttggagttaagcactgaaatcattcttaaaaaaggaagatgtgttcggagttttgccgaccggatatggcacaagtttaatctatcaactagcattgctctggttggctatgagtgcagatGGAATTAGACAACcttttatcccgcccctcagattgagccctgccaatagtgacttcccagacccaacatcttgatgtgggtctggtttTGTCAGGCTAGTGTTTTACTGTCTTTtgtacctgtttttttttttttttttttaatctgtttttcTGCAGCACTAAAGGATTTTATTCCTCTGAATACAATGTACTTAATGACACAAAATTCTCCCTTGAACTTGACCTTTTACATTCATaatttcaaaaaagaaaaaaagttaatcAAATGAATCATACAACacatacttttttaatttctgtTGGTTTTCACTTTAATCTACTCTCTAATCTCTGCATTGCAGGAATGCTGTTTGCCCAGAAGTCAACTGCACCTGTGGCGTCACAGGTCGTAACTCCGGCAGGAACAAATGGTTTCAGTGCCATGTCCTCCTCACATagtccctcctcttcatcttccaCCTCCTCAAAGGGACCAAATTAAGCCTCACTGGTCTTTTAAACCTGTCTTcagcaaaataataatacaaaaagcATACTTTTGTCAGTCAATAACTGTGTGAACTCTAACTATACTGCTGTCTACTAGTACATCTCTAGTTGTACTTGTTGCCCTCCTTTTTGCAGTGCAGTCTTTTGTGAAAGTCAGCTGTAACGCATGAGGAAAGCACTGTTTTTCCAATATTTTGACAGGTTAATGTACTTTAAATGAGTTTTGTCAAAGGGCATTTATGTTTAACCTTAAATGCTTTTAAACTGACCATAATATAGATTCAGATCACACTTTGTGCCtgttaaaagcttttttttaatgttgtggCATCCATCTCTAAGGCTTTACAAGGTTTGTTCAGAAGTGTATTTAGAGCCTCTTTGGGTGTCAACTGCATTTATAGCTAATTATCAAACCGTTCTGTAGCTGCCTTTTTCCCGTAACAGTGTGGTTGCAGCTAAGTGCAGCTAATGAAGACCAAAAAGCCTTAGCTCAATGACATAGCCCCTGTCTATATCTATTTTGCTGAAGCCATTTTGTATCCCCCTTAGTAAACATTTGGTGTAACCCGAGTGATGGCTCATAGTTTATTCATTTTCATAGCAGCTTTTGGGGATTATGTACATTATGTTTCTTAAAGAATTAGAGACGTTTGTTGCAAGTTGGTTggattttgttatgtttttttttttttttcatttaacttttttttttatttaatcatttggCTCAGCCTCGATTACAGAACATTTATTTCATGTCAGTGAATCAGTGTGAATCAAAGGCAAAACTTTAGAAACAAGGTTTTGCTGGAAATTATATGTAGGATTCAACATTTACCTCAATTAACTTCCCATGTTGGTAAGTTTCTCTGGAATTTGTTCTGGACTCAGGAATGTCCTCTGGACTCATTGCTGTTATATTGTATCTCATAATATATTGCTGTGTTGTATTTGCATAAACACAGAGAATGTATCGCAAATGACCTCAAGCTTTTGACAAGTGAACACTGAAACAGTGCTACCTCACTCTTCTAGAGAAATATGCAATACTTTATATAGGGGGTGTTGATTTAGCCATCTGCTGAAATATAATGTATGTGGACAATCAAGTAGACATATCAATCATGCAAACAAATGTCACTGTGAtctctgttttggtctttaaCGTTTTTCTTGGACATGTGACCATGAGGAATAAAATAATCTTGTGTTCTCTGTAGAAAAActgctcttttttttgtgaACCCCTCAGTGCTTTTGCCAAAATGAAGATAAGTCGAAAGATCATTGTTCCAAAACAAATGTTCTAATATATCCCACAGCGTGCATCTTTTTATAGTTGTTTTGGCTTGAAGAAACTGCATCTAACAGTCTTTATCAGTGACTGAGTTGAAATGATTGACACTCATACCGATCCCAATGTCAAGAGTGAGCTTCCATGTAAAAAATGATTTAAGTCTTTTCAAAACGTAGGTTAAAAGGTGTTTCATGAttacaaatgaaaatacaaGTAGTAGAATGTAACTGAGTGTGTTTATTGATTTAattctactttatacttctccatattgcactttttactccactacatttatttgacagctgtagTTTGTAAGATGTTACACAGAAAACATAAGTTAATAAATATGATGCAGTGTTTTGGATTAAACTAATTAGCTCCATCTTGACTAACTATGCTATTACAGTGCTACTTACACATTGTTGCATCATTAATGtgataatccaataatataatatatgatagTAAAACACACTTATGAGTATGTTTACTTTTGATAATATGCACTTTTTGACATTTGCAGGACtattacttgtaatggagtatttttatatTGCAGTATTGCTGGTTTTACTCAAATAAAAGATCTGAAAACTTCCTCCCATCACTGGGAGGTACAGTACATAccaaaatagaaaagaatacAAAGTAAGTGGCCAGATGGGGGTAGTATTTCCTCTATAAAAGACACCACACAAGTTCAGGGAATGCATCCATAAACATTTATCACATTTATCCATATTTAAGTGATCATCATTTTGACATCTCTTAATCCTGGATTTTTATTGTCAATTATTAGGTTTTGTTTCTATTGCTACATTGGAGACAAACCCTCTTATACTGATTTGGAATttcttgtaaatgttttttcacAATATTTATTTCACATCAGTTTATATGTAAAACATTGAAAATCCACACATAATTATGGAAGAAGTACAGAAAGAGACTGTATTGAGAGTTAATTCCTTTACTCTGCAGCAGACCTATGACGGAGGTTATACTAATGGACATAAGAGCTCATGGTTCAGAGAATGAGGGCGGGGGGATGGGTCGCAGGATTTACTGTTGGGATAGTTATTCTATAGTGACACT
Proteins encoded in this window:
- the LOC120563849 gene encoding AT-rich interactive domain-containing protein 3A-like translates to MMDYSKAQMSSLSEEGGSAGCPPSGNAGVKLEAVMEHLQRQQEAKLEMNLQEKHLFHAQLLFAQHAAAARSSGSRLDTALFGKADGPTYQAAQQALNSHISRIDPNEEDEDTDEEEQEMVEPEENDEVEEDNDDDGEEGDDGPHQQTKPRLQQVAGFPFTPYSTPRSSAAKPMSKSPLLAIKQEQEEKELLSPAGQHAFTSPNGFADWGYDEPFKQRGSAIWAEENDGGKVKGEPSRDFAKLYELDNDPQRKEFLDQLFVFMQTRGTPVNRIPIMAKQVLDLYRLYKLVTEKGGLVEVINKKIWREITKGLNLPTSITSAAFTLRTQYMKYLYPFECEKKGLSSPGELQAAIDSNRREGRRPSYTNSLYRYSPSPSSAPHTLHSSPTMRTTPTGHNSLNTSASPNLKRNADEMSTPVIPSRLPMALALGQQQQQQLVQAATLEHFRERLERGAGAASAGAPEKKMLQIAEEQQRLMQQALQQNLLAFASHFNPMNLKLNNGHESKQDLSLSISTNGAASISVSVEVNGTVYSGMLFAQKSTAPVASQVVTPAGTNGFSAMSSSHSPSSSSSTSSKGPN